A DNA window from Eriocheir sinensis breed Jianghai 21 chromosome 22, ASM2467909v1, whole genome shotgun sequence contains the following coding sequences:
- the LOC127002198 gene encoding GATA zinc finger domain-containing protein 10-like isoform X2, translated as MSQAPAENGGSKLQPPHNVVVYVAGEGGGPVGPGGAQGQHRPMITPHPVKPTNPHMVNGFRVTNPLHQQHQHHQQQQQHLNYNMQMNGSLHQQQQFIMNKMNGVDGNGNCFPTSHAPQQLQYLPGGNFVTTVTVHASEQTQQVQQQQQQQQQQQQQQQQQQHAIAGSQQQQKQPQQQQQPQAQHPQQQLQNQVSVMGAMNGYVQNGVMMQVNNAATTNTPMVSNCQVMNSQMMTSNTCNNSTMLNTNTNNNSSSIVVARPRTSSRCDSVRSETAESSCSSLSSDSQVEHSQQHMQQQQQQQQQQQQSQQQQQQQQPSANQFNNNSQQYQVSLMNNSQYVNNHMQTMNPNGYNCYPNYMACQSSGGNNTCGMNQSGVLNNQNIVQAFHQVNTVQHVQMQGGQLQIMQQQYQYVQGQNTNVMQQGQGVNVNSAQRSSSMPAGGMFQGQGTNAMHGQIMQGQNTCVNNANTMQGQGMNMVTGQPGVNTMQSHNMNVMQGQGMNSAQQQCGNVNVMGGGGGQYQPGYGHSLVGQGNMVMGGQNTGHCGSMVGMQSHHPQQQQQQQQPPPQHMVAGNMMPDQQQQQQTLMMGGAMQGNMTMVPVGTKMAPTNMSHVSMMGVPGGTVGVVNPMCATMPAGTPAVPVTDGKNFIPLVVPFGWRRVVNAGQGVVYIR; from the coding sequence ATGTCCCAGGCACCAGCAGAGAATGGTGGAAGTAAGCTGCAGCCACCACACAATGTGGTGGTGTATGTggcaggggaggggggtgggcCGGTGGGGCCGGGGGGGGCGCAAGGACAACACCGCCCCATGATCACCCCTCACCCGGTCAAGCCCACCAACCCCCACATGGTCAATGGATTCAGGGTCACCAACCCATTGCACcagcaacaccaacatcaccagcagcaacagcaacacctGAATTACAACATGCAGATGAACGGCAGCCTTCATCAGCAACAGCAGTTCATCATGAACAAGATGAATGGGGTTGATGGCAACGGTAACTGCTTCCCAACCAGTCATGCACCGCAACAGCTGCAGTACCTGCCGGGCGGCAACTTTGTCACCACGGTCACTGTGCATGCCTCTGAGCAGACACAGCaggtacagcagcagcagcaacaacaacaacagcaacaacaacaacaacaacaacaacagcatgccATAGCAGGAAGTCAGCAGCAGCAGAAACAgccacagcagcaacagcagccccAAGCACAGCACCCCCAACAACAGTTACAGAACCAAGTGAGTGTGATGGGTGCTATGAATGGCTACGTCCAGAACGGTGTCATGATGCAGGTCAATAatgccgccaccaccaacactcccATGGTGAGCAACTGCCAGGTGATGAACAGCCAAATGATGACAAGCAACACCTGCAACAATAGCACAATGCTGAACactaacacaaacaacaacagcagcagcattgtGGTGGCTCGGCCAAGAACTAGTTCCCGGTGTGACTCAGTGAGGTCAGAAACTGCTGAATCTAGTTGTAGTAGTCTAAGTTCTGATAGTCAAGTAGAACACAGTCAACAAcacatgcaacaacaacaacaacaacaacagcagcagcagcaatcacaacagcagcaacaacaacagcaaccatcAGCTAATcagtttaataataacagtcagCAGTATCAAGTCAGCCTAATGAATAATTCACAGTATGTCAATAACCATATGCAGACCATGAATCCCAATGGTTATAACTGTTATCCCAACTACATGGCCTGTCAGTCATCTGGTGGCAATAACACGTGCGGAATGAATCAAAGCGGAGTGTTAAACAATCAAAACATTGTGCAGGCCTTCCATCAAGTGAACACAGTGCAGCACGTGCAGATGCAGGGCGGGCAGCTGCAGATCATGCAGCAGCAGTACCAGTACGTGCAGGGCCAGAACACGAACGTGATGCAGCAGGGGCAGGGAGTGAACGTGAACAGTGCACAAAGATCGAGTTCGATGCCGGCTGGGGGCATGTTCCAGGGACAAGGGACCAATGCAATGCATGGACAAATCATGCAAGGACAAAATACTTGTGTGAACAATGCCAACACAATGCAAGGTCAGGGAATGAATATGGTGACAGGTCAGCCCGGAGTGAACACTATGCAAAGTCATAACATGAATGTGATGCAAGGACAGGGAATGAACAGTGCCCAGCAGCAGTGTGGAAATGTTAACGTGATGGGCGGTGGGGGCGGGCAGTACCAGCCCGGCTATGGGCACAGCCTGGTGGGACAGGGTAACATGGTGATGGGGGGGCAGAACACTGGCCACTGTGGCAGCATGGTAGGGATGCAGAGCCATCacccacagcaacaacaacaacaacaacaaccaccaccacagcacatgGTGGCTGGAAACATGATGCcagaccagcagcagcagcaacagaccCTCATGATGGGCGGTGCCATGCAGGGCAACATGACCATGGTCCCTGTGGGCACCAAGATGGCACCCACTAACATGAGCCACGTCAGCATGATGGGTGTCCCCGGGGGCACTGTGGGTGTGGTCAACCCCATGTGTGCCACCATGCCCGCGGGGACCCCAGCGGTGCCTGTGACGGACGGCAAGAACTTCATCCCTCTGGTCGTTCCCTTCGGCTGGAGGAGGGTGGTCAACGCGGGCCAAGGGGTCGTCTACATCAG